The window TCAGTTCCCTGCAGTTGTGGCAGGTGGCTTTGAAGAGGCTGGGTGGCCGCTTTGGCACTGGTGTGCTCTCCTACTTTCTCTTCATCAGGACTCTTCTGCTCTTCAACGTCTTTCTCTTCCTCATCAACGGCCTGTTCCTGGTCCTCCCCCAGGCCATCCACCCGCCCTTCACACCCCCCAGCTCCCACAGAGTCACAGGCCTGGAGCTGTTCACCGGCACGGTAAGATGAGGTttatgattgattggttgattatgTTCAGCCACAAGCTTTTGACCTTAATGTGATTCACTCTAAAGTTTAAACTCCACTGATCGTCCAGCGAAATGTCACCGATTGGTTAAGTTACAATTTCTAGCATGTACCAAAATCTCTGCTGTGTGCGGTGAAAGCACGACGTGGTTGTTGAGCCTCTACAGAGTACACCTAGTGGAGTGTAAATCCAGCCTACGCCAATAAAACAACTGCTGCTGACATACCTAGCTGACATACCTAGCTAAGTCACAATGCAATGCCCACCCATACAAATGTAAAGCACCAGCAAGAGCACTTCTATATCAAAACACTACATCAGTGTTGTCAGTCTGTTTCTGAAACCACAtcacctctcttccttctcagggttatctctctaactctctaatGTTTTATGGCTACTACACCAACTCCACCATCAACACCAGTTGTAGACCTGATGACGCCACCGCCGGGACTGGCTGCGGCACCACCAGTGACCCTCACATGATGGCCTACAACATTCCCTTAGCCTACTGCTTCACCATCGGCATAACATTCTTTATCACCGGCATCGTCCTCGTTTACAGGTTGAACAACCCTCTCAAACCTTTTGAAGTGCTGATATAGGATCAGATTATCATTTTTTAAGCTGCGTTCacacaggcagtccaattctgatattttgcccaattattgtcgaaagatctgatctgattggtcaaaagaccactTACcagcaaaatatcagaattgggctacttgtgtaaacgcagccattgATCATAACCTGAATATGACCCTGATCTATTCATTTGGAATCTCTTTGTTAGCCTGGTCCAAGATCTGTTTTGTGCTCTACAGCCAACTGCTATGGTCCGTGTTGGTGTGAAAATGCCCATAAGAGTTGGCAGGACAGATCTGTGACGTTTTTCTCCTTGTTGGTCTTTCATGGGAATAATAAAATGTTTTCATTGTACTTGTTTTAGCATGTCCAAGTCCTTTGGGAGGAGTTTCCGTGTGTTCAAGTCTCAGGGAAACATGGCCATAAAGGTCTTCTGCTCCTGGGATTTCAAAGTCAGCAAGAAGATGTCTGTCAGGCTGCAGTCGGAGAACATCACCACCCAGCTCAAGGTACGGGACAGGATCATGTTCATTAGGGCTCAcagtgaaaaaataaaaatacaattccaGCCCAAAAACTCTAAtaagcatttcttattggacaaatccaggtagtccctccctgtttctgtctgtttattCCAttttgtgcctaatgaacacgacccaggggTTTCAAACTCTAGTGCTGGAGAGCTAACGTCAACAGGTGTTCAAGGTTTTGCACAAGTCCATCACTAATACACCTTATTCAGCCAAATGTGGTCCATGATTCACTGACCGTTTTAGGTGTGATGAGCCATGATCATTTGTTTTAGGTGTGATGAGCCATGATCATTTGTTTTATGTGATGAGCCATTTGTTTTAGGTGTGATGAGCCATGATTATTTGTTTTAGGTGTGATGAGCATTTTTGTTTTAGGTGTGATGAGCCATGatcatttgttttatttgttttagGTGTGATGAGCCATGATTATTTGTTTTAGGTGTGATGAGCCATGATTATTTGCTGATAATTTCAATAAGGCATGTTTGAATCAGGCATGTTAGTGATGGGCAGGAGCAAAATCCTGCGTTGACTATAACAAACAAAATAGAACAGATAGGATAGAGGCCTGATCAAGCTCATATTCTATGCTAAGTCAGAGGCTGAAGCCCACTTCCAGTCCGTCAATTTGCCTCTAATAGATCTGCGTATCTAAAGGACAACTGCTGGTATTGAAATACACACAGGATGTGGGTCTAGGTGTTTGTGGTGTAGCATGCCTATAGAAAGCTACATTCTTGCCCAGCGTCAACAGAAAATGAACCAGAATATGCAACCATTTTAAGATGTACTAATAAGACTAAGTTAGCTACAAGGAACTACATTATTATGCAGATTAAAATACTGACTGGGGAAGTTATTTTCAGTGTTGTAGTTTCACTGACTCTACATTCACTGTTTGGCTACTGATGAAAATGAGCTGTACTGTCCTtgttgaataaataaataaactgtcTCTTCGTTCTTTCCAGGAGCTGTTGTCGGAGGTGAAAGGCGGAGAGGAGGTGAAGGGCAGGCTGTCTGGGATGGCGGTGCACCTGCTAGCATGGAGCATTTCTCTGGGGGGCACCTTCTTCTGTGCACTCGGCATCCACTGCTTTGCCAAGTACATGCAcctggttagtgtgtgtgtgggggggctcgTATCACACCATAGAACACTATGCAAATCCAACCCCAGCTAAACTGTTGCACCTTTTTCATACTGCTGAGCCAAGCATGAGCTGTACTGCACTGGCCTGGTTAGGCATCCTCTATAGCTGCTGGAACTGTGCTGGAGAGGACAATGTGGAAAGAAAATGGGCTATACGGACCAGCACAGTACGGTTCAGGTTTGCACAATAGGGGTATTATTACTGCCAGAGTTTCTTGTGGCTACTCTCTCAAAGGTAGATAGATTAGCCTTTaccaaggaaggagagagatctTACTCGTCACTAACCCACTGCTGCTGGCACACCAGCCCATTAGCTACCTTCCCATTTTCATTCTAGCATACCACATAGAATACAATGCCCAACACTGTACATAACTTCCTTTTAAGTAGAAAATGAGTGGGTGGATATTGGCAATACATAACTTCCTTCTAAGTAAGTTAGTTAGTGGGTGGATATTGGAAGAGGACTATCACCACTTTACTTTCAAGTATTGCCACAGTTTTTGGGGATAAGGTTTTTTCAGAGTTTCTCTGAGAATCAGACAGGAACGTTTTGTTTGTTGCAGAATTATACTTTGGTGAGTCAACAGAGGAAATCACATTGTGAAATCAGAAAGCAGCTTAAGACATGTTGTTGCCTGCAAAACAAGATGGGGAGATGTCTCGGGGCCTACTCGAAGGGAATGCAACATTCTCAATGTTGGAGTAGGTCagaagcctggtcccagatctgtggtgtaTAGCCCACTATGGACTTTGTCATGCCAAataacacaaacagatctgggaggACCAGACGATAGTCAGCGATGTGAGCCTTGCTTGTTCTtaccttactgtctgtctgcactgCAGTGTTTCTATAGCCAGGTCACAGATCTGTTTGTTCTGtatagccaactcctatggttgtacgtttgacaatgaccataggagttgagaAGACTGATCTGTGTCCACTGCCCACCCAACTAATATTCATAGCAACAAAGAACTGAACATTGTGCCCAACTGATAACGCCTCCAGcacccctggtctctactgtaggcctatgcaacacccctggtctctactgtaggcctatgcaACACCACTGTAGGCCTACcacccctggtctctactgtaggcctatgcaacacccctggtctctactggtctctggcAGGCCTATGCAACACTCCTGGTctctactgtaggcctatgcaacacccctggtctctactgtaggcctatgcaacacccctggtctctactgtaggcctactgcatgCAATACCCCTGGTCTCTACACCCAACTGGTCTCTACTGTAGGCCTATGGTCTCTACCGtaggcctatgcaacacccctggtctctactgtaggcctatgcaacacccctggtctctactgtaggcctatgcaacacccctggtctctactgtaggcctatgcaACCCCTGGTCTCTACccccctggtctctactgtaggcctatgcaacacccctggtctctactgtaggcctatgcaACACTCCTGGTCTCTAAcacccctggtctctactgtaggcctatgcaacacccctggtctctactgtaggcctatgcaacaccctggtctctactgtaggcctatgcaACCTCCTGGTCTTACTGTGGCCTATGCAACACTCCTGGTctctactgtaggcctatgcaatacccctggtctctactgtaggcctatgcaacacccctggtctctact is drawn from Oncorhynchus gorbuscha isolate QuinsamMale2020 ecotype Even-year unplaced genomic scaffold, OgorEven_v1.0 Un_scaffold_1846, whole genome shotgun sequence and contains these coding sequences:
- the LOC124024417 gene encoding transmembrane channel-like protein 6 is translated as MNTTKANQPLVRKCWSTATLRVLSSMPSRSIGQQSRLEIISQCNIRSTQLRRYHRQTQDVSLSSRPSIRGYGIEADSEDVCEEETKRQELVNNLQSLSAGDRVRMLRATPLSLAEKTKLRKLVFSDRVGQSLLSSQVPCCSLLKRALYHIWFGCLFILSSLQLWQVALKRLGGRFGTGVLSYFLFIRTLLLFNVFLFLINGLFLVLPQAIHPPFTPPSSHRVTGLELFTGTGYLSNSLMFYGYYTNSTINTSCRPDDATAGTGCGTTSDPHMMAYNIPLAYCFTIGITFFITGIVLVYSMSKSFGRSFRVFKSQGNMAIKVFCSWDFKVSKKMSVRLQSENITTQLKELLSEVKGGEEVKGRLSGMAVHLLAWSISLGGTFFCALGIHCFAKYMHL